The Juglans microcarpa x Juglans regia isolate MS1-56 chromosome 2S, Jm3101_v1.0, whole genome shotgun sequence genome has a window encoding:
- the LOC121253639 gene encoding VQ motif-containing protein 22: MSQTMSGPGDWFQFYHHNLSSQATSPGHAASRPPPDLLDTRASDDTVVTSTVTSVATLMTPLGSGGAGTSSSNMSTGHRLSPEGRVSKPIRRRSRASRRTPTTLLNTDTTNFRAMVQQFTGGPSATFASAGAHPGAPNFGFGLGAAGRQAHVNNPTAMMLPPGRGYHHLQPQPQLYQPQSQQYMFSLGSNNAPGDAFLQRLSSSRPSNAGVSDGFVMEGVSSSFQVPRPSSSSNENRSNSLMF; this comes from the coding sequence ATGAGCCAAACCATGTCGGGCCCTGGAGATTGGTTCCAATTCTATCACCATAACCTTTCTAGTCAGGCGACATCTCCGGGCCACGCCGCATCTCGGCCGCCGCCTGATCTGCTCGATACTCGAGCATCTGATGACACTGTTGTCACCTCCACTGTCACTTCCGTCGCCACGTTGATGACTCCACTCGGCTCCGGCGGCGCTGGTACCTCTAGCTCAAACATGAGTACTGGTCATCGCTTGAGCCCCGAAGGCCGTGTCTCCAAGCCCATACGCAGGCGGTCTAGGGCTTCTCGACGAACCCCTACTACGCTGCTCAACACAGACACCACCAATTTCCGAGCCATGGTGCAACAATTCACCGGTGGTCCTAGTGCGACCTTTGCCTCGGCCGGGGCGCACCCCGGTGCACCAAACTTTGGTTTTGGGTTAGGAGCTGCCGGCCGTCAAGCTCATGTTAATAATCCTACTGCAATGATGTTGCCTCCGGGTCGCGGATATCATCATCTGCAGCCTCAACCACAGCTGTACCAACCGCAAAGTCAGCAATACATGTTTTCGTTGGGCAGCAACAACGCACCTGGGGATGCTTTTCTTCAAAGACTTAGCAGCTCAAGACCCTCCAACGCAGGGGTCTCCGATGGGTTTGTGATGGAGGGCGTTTCATCCTCCTTCCAAGTGCCTAGGCCATCTAGCTCCTCCAATGAGAATAGGAGTAACAGTTTAATGTTTTGA